Proteins from a genomic interval of Yarrowia lipolytica chromosome 1E, complete sequence:
- a CDS encoding uncharacterized protein (Truncated form of YALI0E17941g, some similarities with DEHA0E19745g Debaryomyces hansenii) → MGSCGITSTDSDFIVALNKDMWQAGMIDGNPNHNTLCGKKLTAHRGGKSVTVTVTDMCPGCASGDLDLSPAAFNALASPSEGRVGVSWSWN, encoded by the coding sequence ATGGGCTCTTGCGGCATCACCAGCACCGACTCCGACTTCATTGTTGCCCTTAACAAGGACATGTGGCAGGCTGGTATGATCGACGGTAACCCCAACCACAACACCCTGTGTGGCAAGAAGCTGACTGCCCACCGAGGCGGCAAGTCTGTCACCGTGACCGTCACCGACATGTGCCCCGGCTGTGCTTCCGGCGATCTCGATCTCTCTCCCGCCGCCTTCAACGCCCTGGCTTCTCCCAGCGAGGGACGAGTCGGTGTCTCTTGGTCCTGGAACTAA
- a CDS encoding uncharacterized protein (Compare to YALI0E17985g, similar to Saccharomyces cerevisiae YDR341C and MSR1 (YHR091C); ancestral locus Anc_5.393, similar to uniprot|Q05506 Saccharomyces cerevisiae YDR341c arginyl-tRNA synthetase cytosolic), with the protein MLALRRLFTTASRRAFTTPSKTAAPYYTAKMSTAAAPDVATLSSQLEKLGIDKFEPFPGSSPALNTMDVFRSYITKELAALSKVDPELIYPALEWTSTSDKGDLVIPLPRLRMKGVNPQELAVEWASKFPKGEYLKEVKAMGPFMQFFFSPKLLYNIVIKDILERKLEYGSSDVGKGKKVVIEFSSPNIAKPFHAGHLRSTIIGGFLSNLHEKLGWEVIRLNYLGDWGKQFGVLAVGFERYGSEEQLVTDPIQHLFEVYVRINKDMEAEKEASKEATGEESSATDDKAREYFRKMEDGDKEALALWSRFRDLSIERYKDTYARLNIHYDSYSGESQVPEEFMKMAKDLFVEKGLVHEDRGAKLIDLTKFNKKLGKVIVEKKDGTSLYITRDVGGAIARMEKYKFDKMIYVIASQQDLHCQQFFRILKECGFDWVDRLQHVNFGLVQGMSTRKGTVVFLSNILEEVKESMHNVMKKNEVKYNQVENPEEIADLVGISSVMIQDMSAKRVNNYKFDWDRMLSFEGDTGPYLQYAHSRLRSVERKSGMTIDENLASADFSLLTEPIADELIRTLTQFPDVVLNAGKTQEPATIVTYLFKLTHQVSSCYDVLWVAGQEEALAKARLSLYSSARQVLYNGMVLLGLTPVDRM; encoded by the coding sequence ATGCTGGCTCTGAGACGCTTGTTCACCACCGCCTCAAGAAGAGCTTTCACAACTCCCTCCAAGACGGCCGCACCCTACTACACTGCGAAAATGAGCACCGCTGCCGCCCCCGACGTTGCCACTCTCTCCAGCCAGCTGGAAAAGCTCGGAATTGACAAGTTCGAGCCCTTCCCCGGGTCCAGCCCCGCTCTCAACACCATGGATGTGTTCCGATCctacatcaccaaggagctcgCCGCTCTGTCCAAGGTGGATCCCGAGCTCATCTACCCCGCTCTTGAGTGGACTTCCACCTCCGACAAGGGCGATCTGGTGATCCCCTTGCCCCGGCTCCGAATGAAGGGCGTCAACCCTCAGGAACTGGCTGTGGAGTGGGCCTCCAAGTTTCCCAAGGGCGAGtacctcaaggaggtcaaggccatggGCCCCTTCATGcagttcttcttctcgcccaagctgctgtacaacattgtcatcaaggacattcTGGAGCGAAAGCTCGAATACGGCTCGTCCGACGTgggcaagggcaagaaggtggTGATTGAGTTCTCGTCGCCCAACATCGCCAAGCCCTTCCACGCCGGCCATCTGCGATCCACAATCATCGGCGGCTTCCTCTCCAACCTGCACGAGAAGCTCGGATGGGAGGTCATCCGACTCAACTACCTCGGAGACTGGGGCAAGCAGTTTGGTGTGCTGGCTGTGGGCTTTGAGCGATACGGCTCCGAGGAGCAGCTCGTGACCGACCCCATCCAGCACCTGTTTGAGGTCTACGTGCgaatcaacaaggacatggaggccgagaaggaggcttCCAAGGAGGCCACCGGAGAAGAGTCCTCGGccaccgacgacaaggCCCGAGAGTACTTCCGAAAGATGGAGGACGGCGACAAGGAGGCGCTAGCTCTGTGGTCGCGGTTCCGGGACCTGTCCATTGAGCGATACAAGGACACCTATGCTCGTCTCAACATCCACTACGACTCGTACTCTGGCGAGTCCCAGGTGCCCGAGGAGTTCATgaagatggccaaggacctgtttgtggagaagggcCTGGTCCATGAGGACCGAGGCGCCAAGCTCATCGATCTTACCAagttcaacaagaagctgggcAAGGTCATtgtcgagaagaaggacggcACCTCTCTGTACATTACTCGAGACGTTGGAGGAGCCATTGCCCGAATGGAAAAATACAAGTTTGACAAGATGATCTACGTGATTGCGTCGCAGCAGGATCTGCACTGCCAGCAGTTTTTCCGAATTCTCAAGGAGTGCGGCTTTGACTGGGTGGACCGACTACAGCACGTCAACTTTGGTCTGGTCCAGGGCATGTCCACCCGAAAGGGCACCGTGGTCTTCCTGTCCAACATTctcgaggaggtcaaggagtcgATGCATAACgtcatgaagaagaacgagGTCAAGTACAACCAAGTGGAGAACcccgaggagattgccgaTCTGGTGGGCATCTCGTCTGTCATGATCCAGGACATGTCCGCCAAGCGAGtcaacaactacaagtttGACTGGGACCGAATGCTCTCGTTCGAGGGCGACACCGGCCCTTACCTGCAGTACGCCCACTCTCGACTGCGATCTGTGGAGCGAAAGTCCGGCATGACCATTGACGAGAACCTGGCTTCTGCCGACTTCTCGCTGCTCACTGAGCCCATCGCTGACGAGCTCATCCGAACCCTCACCCAGTTCCCCGACGTTGTTCTCAACGCCGGCAAGACCCAGGAGCCCGCCACCATTGTCACCTACCTGTTCAAGCTCACCCACCAGGTCTCGTCCTGCTACGACGTTCTCTGGGTCGCTggccaggaggaggctctggccaaggcccGTCTGTCTCTCTACTCGTCCGCTCGACAGGTTCTCTACAACGGTAtggtccttcttggtcttaCTCCCGTCGATCGAATGTAA
- a CDS encoding uncharacterized protein (Compare to YALI0E17963g, similar to uniprot|Q06892 Saccharomyces cerevisiae YPL188w POS5 protein), with protein sequence MRLLIRRTGLTRPHGVQARRSTWIRLLSTEILHAELLPDRQSPHYVQESTSLSSLVWDKPLENVLIVKKPWDHNVRESLIQMASHIQRRYPRVNILVEEHVADEVQKQIGAAGVTAIHTGPGEVLRNKTDLLVTLGGDGTILHATSMFASGEVPPVLSFSLGTLGFLLPFDFKDFKTAFDMVYSSQASVVNRARLACQKMSIRKEITHLPSQSHIEHNSTHVYGNPDDYNLSPLTYAMNDINIHRGAEPHLTKLDIHVDGEFITRAIADGVTIATPTGSTAYSLSSGGSIVHPRVACILLTPICPRSLSFRPLIFPATSKICITASSESRGRGAELSVDGIAKGLVRPSDKILVESETGHNSGIWCVAKTDRDWVSGLNGLLGFNSSFGKGGEASGDVA encoded by the coding sequence ATGCGACTACTCATCCGCCGAACCGGTCTAACACGGCCCCACGGCGTGCAAGCGCGCCGATCCACATGGATTCGGCTTCTCTCGACCGAGATATTGCATGCAGAACTGCTTCCCGACCGCCAGTCGCCCCACTACGTCCAGGAGTCGACCTCTCTGTCATCTCTGGTGTGGGACAAGCCTCTGGAAAACGTTCTGATCGTCAAAAAACCCTGGGACCACAATGTGCGCGAGTCGCTCATCCAGATGGCATCTCACATCCAGCGCCGGTACCCCCGAGTCAACATTCTGGTGGAGGAACATGTGGCCGACGAGGTCCAGAAGCAGATTGGAGCCGCAGGCGTGACCGCCATCCACACGGGGCCAGGAGAGGTGCTGAGAAACAAGACGGATCTGCTCGTGACTCTGGGAGGCGACGGAACTATTCTACATGCCACCTCCATGTTTGCTTCCGGAGAAGTGCCGCCGGTGCTGTCCTTTTCGCTGGGGACTCTGGGTTTCCTGCTGCCGTTTGATTTCAAGGACTTCAAAACTGCATTCGACATGGTGTACTCGTCGCAGGCCTCGGTGGTCAACCGCGCCCGCCTAGCATGTCAGAAAATGTCCATTCGCAAGGAAATCACCCACTTGCCCTCCCAATCGCACATTGAACACAACTCAACCCATGTCTACGGCAATCCCGACGACTACAATCTTAGCCCACTAACCTACGCCATGAACGACATCAACATCCACCGTGGAGCTGAGCCGCATCTCACCAAGCTCGACATCCACGTTGACGGCGAGTTCATCACCCGAGCCATTGCTGACGGTGTCACCATCGCCACACCCACGGGCTCCACGGCCTACTCGCTGTCGTCTGGCGGCTCCATTGTGCATCCCCGAGTCGCCTGCATTCTGCTGACCCCCATCTGTCCGCGATCGCTGTCATTCCGGCCTCTCATTTTCCCAGCCACCTCCAAAATATGCATCACCGCCTCGTCCGAATCTCGAGGTAGAGGCGCCGAGCTGTCTGTCGACGGAATCGCCAAGGGTCTGGTTCGACCCAGCGACAAGATTCTGGTCGAAAGCGAAACCGGCCACAACTCGGGCATCTGGTGCGTGGCcaagacagacagagactGGGTCAGTGGCCTCAACGGGTTACTGGGCTTCAATAGCAGTTTTGGCAAGGGCGGGGAGGCGTCAGGCGATGTTGCTTAG